Genomic window (candidate division KSB1 bacterium):
CTGCCAAATCCTTGTTAGTAATCAAACCGCCGTTTGCCTGCATATCCGATGCAATCAATTCGGCGGTTTTCCCTTTGTAAAATCCGTCCCTGCCTTTTTTAGAAATTCGTTTTAAGGTTTCTGCCAAATCTTTTTGCTTAAAGATTTCGCCGGGCTGAAACGGGCTGCCATCTTTTTTCAAAAATTTCTTGGCGGAGGCCGGATATTTTTCAAATCTTTCCTTATTGGCCACTAAATCTCGATGAAACGCATAGGAAACCGGAAAGCCCTTTTCGGCTAATTTAATCGCCGGTTTTATCACGTCTTTTAATTTCATCGTGCCGTATTTCTCGAGGGCCAATGTGAGTCCGGCCACGGTTCCCGGCACGCCAATTGCAAAATAGCTGTTGTGATTCAAACCTTTAATCAGCTCGCCATTTTCATCCAGATACATTTTTTCGTGCGCGGCCAATGGGGCTTTTTCGCGATAGTCGATTGCCGTTGTGCTGCCGTCTGCAAACCGGATGACCATGAAACCGCCGCCGCCGATATTCCCTGCGGCGGGATGCACAACTGCCAGCGCAAACCCGGTTGCAACTGCTGCGTCAACCGCATTTCCGCCTTTTTTGAGAATTTGCACCCCTACCTCAGAGGCGATTCTGTTTGTAGAGACGACCAAGCCGTTTCTGGCATAGACTGGCCATTTTTCGGCGTAAACGAAGTCACAATTAAATAGGAAAATGCTGAGGAAAGTTAAGATCAGAAAACATTTCAAAAGTTTTTTCATGTGTTGTTGTCGCCTCTTTTGTTAAAAAACCGGATGTGTGAAATTTATCCAGAAAATTTTACTTTACAATCTCCAATAATTCGACCTCAAAAATCAATGTTGCGTTCGGACCAATTGTCGGCGGACTCCCGCGCTGCCCATACGCCAGATTCGAAGGAATAAACACGCGGTATTTGCTGCCAACGTTCATCAGCTGCAGGACTTCGGTCCAGCCTTTAATCACGCCGGTGACGGCGAATGTTGCCGGCGTGCCTCTTTTATAAGAGCTGTCGAATTCAGTGCCGTCAATCAAAGTGCCGGCATAGTGCACCTTCACTCGATCCGTTTTTTGTGGTTTAGCGCCGCTGCCTTCTTTCATGACTTCGTATTGTAAGCCGCTGGCAGTGGTCGTGACACCTGCTTTTTTCTTATTCTCCGCCAGAAAAGTCTCTCCTTCTTTCAAATGTTTCTCCCCAAGTTTTGTTGACTTTTCATTCGCTTTCGTCCTCAGCAAAGTAGTGAACTCGCTACGAAATCGCTTGATCTCAGCCGCGGTTAACAGGGGAGTTCTGCTTTCAAGTGTATCCTTTACCCCCTGAATAAAAGCCGCATAGTCGATCTCCTCTGCCGCTGGTTTTAAACGGGC
Coding sequences:
- the ggt gene encoding gamma-glutamyltransferase: MKKLLKCFLILTFLSIFLFNCDFVYAEKWPVYARNGLVVSTNRIASEVGVQILKKGGNAVDAAVATGFALAVVHPAAGNIGGGGFMVIRFADGSTTAIDYREKAPLAAHEKMYLDENGELIKGLNHNSYFAIGVPGTVAGLTLALEKYGTMKLKDVIKPAIKLAEKGFPVSYAFHRDLVANKERFEKYPASAKKFLKKDGSPFQPGEIFKQKDLAETLKRISKKGRDGFYKGKTAELIASDMQANGGLITNKDLAAYQPVIRKPIEITYRGYTITGMPPPSSGGITLSIMLNILEGYELTELGHNSAAYIHLVAESMRKGFADRAHYLGDPDFNEDMPVEWLISK
- a CDS encoding FKBP-type peptidyl-prolyl cis-trans isomerase; this translates as MKQISLWILTVVLCLSFSSCAQETEKTELTTKSEKMSYALGANIGARLKPAAEEIDYAAFIQGVKDTLESRTPLLTAAEIKRFRSEFTTLLRTKANEKSTKLGEKHLKEGETFLAENKKKAGVTTTASGLQYEVMKEGSGAKPQKTDRVKVHYAGTLIDGTEFDSSYKRGTPATFAVTGVIKGWTEVLQLMNVGSKYRVFIPSNLAYGQRGSPPTIGPNATLIFEVELLEIVK